A region of Marinomonas maritima DNA encodes the following proteins:
- a CDS encoding methyl-accepting chemotaxis protein: MKISHVTRTTTISYLVIAVMLIALLLWSLMKFRSAFEQSDTYTQVWAYSSIDLKQQIEGYLSSGEASALQTAEGFIQQKIRPALSTLPDSIKNPINEQLVEIEKSLQSDVRAAGKLSGSPFALIENNERQTLLSLDSLADKVQLLQAKSNLQTAAPYIASQAFLYADLAHVSSAKNDYLANNTPDNYQRLKRSVLTFQSHIKEFSNLPILLLEEEQNTDTADDLSSLMGWANESVNNEEEIDPLEETKSELHTWSGRYLKDVDSSLASIQQAIEAQKRIRTLISQLENILKTGTQDIQKSAQTTQEQTLLAFSIFVILMILTTILVHVFQNKVVVKSAKDLYIAVKELVEYQNINTLKVGKNKNELSDVAHYLNRYLEQIAVQRQQRDTELNNISISLNDMLNAFGQVHELSTASNRELDSTLEMSNHIEVLANKAEVRAREVETYAIETNTAMTHSVGQAASLAVANQTTVERLNSSKKSLLNLESSVSSATSIVSGIRDISEQTNLLALNAAIEAARAGEHGRGFAVVASEVRTLSSRTQQSLEEITGIFTLLSSATSKLKNNLDLIETASTEQISLTQALGQSAQEVLGKSKQSTQLAKKATGYAAEQKLGMSGLNSAVGKVRGQANESEEFMSNVTSSIKQKIQDITTTLGIK; encoded by the coding sequence TTGAAAATTTCCCATGTAACACGAACGACGACAATAAGTTATTTAGTGATTGCCGTTATGCTGATTGCCTTACTGCTTTGGAGCTTAATGAAATTTCGTAGCGCCTTTGAGCAAAGCGACACTTATACGCAAGTGTGGGCGTACTCATCTATCGACTTAAAACAACAAATTGAAGGCTATTTATCTTCAGGGGAGGCCTCCGCTTTACAAACCGCAGAAGGGTTTATTCAACAAAAAATTCGTCCAGCACTCAGCACCTTGCCGGACTCGATTAAAAACCCCATAAATGAACAACTAGTTGAAATAGAGAAAAGCCTTCAATCCGATGTAAGGGCCGCCGGCAAGCTATCTGGCAGCCCTTTTGCTCTAATCGAGAACAACGAGCGTCAAACTCTGCTGTCTTTAGATTCTTTAGCTGACAAAGTACAGCTACTTCAAGCCAAAAGCAACTTACAAACCGCTGCGCCTTATATCGCAAGCCAAGCCTTCTTATATGCAGATCTTGCTCATGTTAGCAGTGCTAAAAACGACTATTTAGCCAACAACACACCAGACAATTATCAACGCCTAAAGCGGTCTGTTTTGACCTTTCAATCTCACATAAAAGAGTTTAGCAACCTGCCTATACTTCTATTAGAAGAGGAACAAAACACAGACACAGCCGACGACTTATCCTCCTTAATGGGCTGGGCGAATGAATCAGTAAACAATGAAGAGGAAATAGACCCTCTAGAAGAAACTAAAAGTGAACTCCACACTTGGTCTGGTCGCTATTTAAAAGACGTTGACTCTAGCCTAGCAAGTATTCAACAAGCTATTGAAGCGCAAAAACGGATACGTACATTGATCAGCCAGCTTGAAAATATTTTGAAGACTGGCACTCAGGACATTCAAAAAAGCGCTCAAACTACTCAAGAGCAGACTCTACTGGCTTTTTCTATATTTGTTATTCTGATGATATTGACCACTATCTTGGTACATGTTTTTCAAAATAAAGTCGTCGTGAAAAGCGCCAAAGATTTATACATTGCCGTTAAAGAACTAGTCGAGTACCAAAACATCAATACACTCAAAGTAGGAAAAAATAAAAATGAACTCTCTGACGTGGCACATTACCTAAACCGTTATTTAGAGCAAATAGCGGTTCAGCGTCAACAAAGAGACACCGAGCTCAACAACATTTCAATTTCACTCAACGACATGCTGAACGCCTTTGGACAAGTCCATGAACTAAGTACCGCCTCGAACCGAGAATTAGACAGCACTTTAGAAATGTCCAACCACATCGAGGTACTGGCCAACAAGGCCGAAGTCCGAGCTCGTGAGGTAGAGACCTACGCAATAGAAACGAATACCGCCATGACACACAGCGTCGGTCAAGCCGCATCACTGGCTGTGGCCAACCAAACCACTGTTGAGAGATTAAACAGTAGTAAGAAGTCTTTACTGAACCTAGAGTCTTCCGTGTCTAGTGCCACCTCAATTGTTAGCGGCATCAGAGATATTTCAGAACAAACTAACCTACTGGCTTTAAACGCCGCCATTGAAGCCGCACGAGCAGGTGAACACGGGCGAGGCTTTGCCGTTGTCGCATCGGAAGTTCGAACACTGTCGAGTCGAACACAGCAATCGTTAGAAGAAATTACTGGCATTTTTACCCTGCTCTCCTCCGCCACCAGCAAACTTAAAAATAACCTAGACCTTATTGAAACCGCCTCGACTGAACAAATAAGCTTAACTCAAGCATTAGGGCAATCTGCTCAAGAAGTTCTTGGAAAGTCTAAGCAATCGACCCAGCTTGCCAAAAAAGCAACCGGCTATGCCGCAGAGCAAAAGCTTGGAATGAGTGGTCTGAATAGTGCGGTTGGTAAAGTAAGAGGCCAAGCAAACGAATCCGAAGAATTCATGTCTAATGTGACTAGTAGTATCAAGCAAAAAATCCAAGACATTACTACGACGTTGGGTATCAAATAA
- the serA gene encoding phosphoglycerate dehydrogenase, which produces MSSNSLDKDKIKILLLEGVHQSALDALYDAGYSNIEYHKTALAEDELIEKIAEAHFIGIRSRTQLTEKVLEHANKLVAIGCFCIGTNQVNLDAASAKGIVVFNAPFSNTRSVAELVLGQLILLLRGIPAKNAACHRGGWIKSAVGSYETRGKRLGIIGYGSIGTQLSVLAESLGMEVCFYDIVTKLPLGNARQIKSLKELLSTSDIISLHVPETNSTKMMIGAKEVSQMKKGSIFINASRGTVADLDAVADAIKSGDLGGAAVDVFPVEPKGNDEEFVSSLRGLDNVILTPHIGGSTMEAQENIGVEVADKLIKYSDVGTTTAAVNFPEVALPAQADNHRILHIHENRPGVLSKINAIFSEHNINITGQYLRTTEKLGYMVMDVDAEEGELALEKVKKVEGTVKARVLF; this is translated from the coding sequence ATGAGTAGTAACTCACTAGACAAAGACAAAATCAAAATTTTGTTATTAGAAGGCGTTCATCAATCTGCACTGGATGCATTGTATGACGCAGGATATAGCAACATTGAGTATCATAAAACCGCATTAGCAGAAGACGAATTGATCGAAAAAATTGCGGAAGCGCATTTTATTGGCATTCGATCTCGTACTCAATTAACCGAGAAGGTGTTAGAGCACGCCAATAAATTGGTTGCTATCGGTTGTTTCTGCATTGGTACTAACCAAGTCAATTTAGACGCGGCAAGCGCAAAAGGCATTGTTGTCTTCAATGCGCCATTCTCAAATACGCGTAGCGTAGCTGAGTTAGTGCTTGGCCAATTAATTTTATTGCTTCGCGGTATTCCTGCTAAAAATGCAGCGTGTCATCGTGGCGGCTGGATTAAGTCTGCCGTCGGTTCTTATGAGACTCGTGGTAAGCGTTTAGGCATTATTGGTTATGGCAGCATCGGCACACAGTTGAGCGTATTAGCAGAATCTCTCGGCATGGAAGTTTGCTTTTACGACATCGTTACCAAATTGCCTTTGGGTAATGCGCGCCAAATCAAAAGCCTGAAAGAATTGTTGTCTACCAGCGATATTATCAGCTTGCATGTACCTGAAACCAATTCGACTAAGATGATGATCGGCGCGAAAGAAGTATCTCAAATGAAGAAAGGTTCTATCTTCATTAACGCTTCTCGTGGCACGGTTGCGGATCTTGATGCGGTGGCTGACGCCATTAAGTCTGGAGATTTAGGCGGCGCAGCGGTTGATGTATTCCCTGTTGAGCCAAAAGGCAATGACGAAGAATTTGTTTCTTCATTGCGTGGTTTAGACAATGTGATTCTTACGCCCCATATTGGTGGTAGTACCATGGAAGCGCAAGAGAATATCGGTGTTGAAGTGGCTGATAAGCTGATTAAATATTCTGATGTGGGTACCACAACGGCTGCGGTTAACTTCCCTGAAGTGGCGTTGCCAGCTCAAGCAGATAATCACCGTATCTTGCACATTCATGAGAACCGTCCTGGCGTACTGTCTAAGATCAACGCTATTTTCTCTGAACATAACATTAACATTACAGGCCAGTACCTTCGTACCACGGAGAAGCTTGGCTATATGGTGATGGATGTTGATGCAGAGGAAGGCGAGTTGGCTCTTGAGAAAGTCAAAAAAGTTGAAGGAACGGTTAAAGCGCGTGTTTTGTTTTAA
- the trmA gene encoding tRNA (uridine(54)-C5)-methyltransferase TrmA, whose protein sequence is MRPDQIQPEMYEKQLQDKQAELAKLMVSLSLPEMEVYASQPSHYRMRAEFRIWHEGDDLYYAMFDPADPRTPIRTDQFLAASHLINELMPKLIDAVRDTPILRHKLFQVDFLTTTTGEALISLLYHKPIDDEWNTAAQQLNDTFPACHFIGRSRKKKQILTRDFVMETLTVHGQKFHYQQVENSFTQPNANISEKMLEWALDVTKEASGDLLEMYCGNGNFSIPLARRFDRVVATEISKVSVNSAQLNIAINGMHNVQVVKMASEDVSAALNGDVELPKSLVQAGVSELTPSVVLVDPPRAGLDDATVELIRKIDSILYISCNPETLKSNLESLSSTHEVVRFAMFDQFPYTHHVETGVYLQRKHPV, encoded by the coding sequence ATGAGACCGGATCAAATCCAACCAGAAATGTATGAAAAGCAGCTGCAAGATAAGCAAGCTGAATTAGCCAAATTAATGGTGAGTTTGTCATTGCCTGAGATGGAAGTGTATGCGAGTCAGCCTTCTCACTATCGTATGCGTGCTGAGTTTCGAATTTGGCATGAAGGCGATGACTTATATTATGCGATGTTTGATCCCGCGGATCCTAGAACCCCAATTCGTACCGATCAGTTTCTTGCTGCTTCCCATCTTATTAATGAGTTGATGCCAAAATTGATTGATGCAGTACGAGACACGCCGATATTGCGACATAAGCTCTTCCAAGTCGACTTTTTAACGACTACTACAGGAGAAGCTTTGATTAGCTTGCTTTATCATAAGCCAATTGATGATGAGTGGAATACCGCTGCTCAACAGCTCAATGATACGTTTCCGGCTTGTCATTTTATTGGTCGTAGTCGTAAGAAAAAGCAAATATTGACCCGTGATTTTGTCATGGAAACCTTGACCGTTCATGGTCAAAAGTTTCATTACCAGCAAGTAGAAAATAGCTTCACTCAGCCTAATGCGAACATTAGTGAGAAAATGTTGGAATGGGCTTTGGACGTGACGAAAGAGGCGTCCGGTGATTTGTTGGAAATGTATTGTGGTAATGGCAATTTTTCTATCCCGTTAGCTCGGCGTTTTGATCGCGTAGTGGCAACGGAAATTTCAAAAGTATCGGTTAACTCTGCGCAGTTAAATATTGCGATTAACGGTATGCATAATGTTCAAGTGGTTAAAATGGCCAGCGAAGATGTTTCTGCCGCGTTAAATGGTGATGTTGAATTGCCAAAGAGTCTTGTTCAAGCGGGTGTTAGTGAGCTTACTCCTTCAGTTGTGTTGGTTGACCCACCTCGTGCCGGTTTGGATGATGCGACGGTTGAGCTTATTCGCAAGATAGACTCCATTCTTTATATTTCATGTAACCCTGAAACGCTGAAGTCAAACCTAGAATCATTGTCGAGTACACATGAAGTAGTGCGTTTCGCCATGTTTGATCAGTTTCCCTATACTCATCATGTAGAAACAGGTGTGTATTTACAGAGAAAACACCCCGTCTAA
- the mtnN gene encoding 5'-methylthioadenosine/S-adenosylhomocysteine nucleosidase, translated as MSVIGLIGAMDEEVAVIKAWMTDVREQTIAGCDFFIGSFEGKEVVLLKSGIGKVNAAVSTTLLLSQFQPEYVINIGSAGGFDPDLHVGDVVISDQVVHHDVDVTAFGYVMGQVPNMPATYAANTDLVNQAKKALQTVTQVQAKVGLIGTGDSFMNDPVRVEAVRTIFPELVAVEMEAAAVAQVCFKFGTPFVVVRSLSDIAGKESPQSFEEYLQVAAENSSLMIQQMLKGD; from the coding sequence ATGAGCGTAATCGGATTAATTGGCGCCATGGACGAAGAAGTGGCCGTCATCAAAGCGTGGATGACAGATGTCCGTGAACAGACCATTGCAGGTTGTGATTTTTTTATTGGGTCTTTTGAAGGCAAAGAAGTGGTTCTGCTTAAGTCCGGTATTGGTAAAGTAAACGCGGCCGTATCGACCACGTTACTACTTTCACAGTTTCAGCCTGAATATGTTATTAACATTGGCTCTGCTGGTGGTTTTGACCCTGATTTACACGTTGGAGATGTCGTGATTTCAGACCAAGTGGTTCATCATGATGTGGATGTTACGGCGTTCGGTTATGTAATGGGACAAGTTCCAAACATGCCTGCGACGTATGCAGCGAACACTGATTTAGTGAATCAGGCAAAAAAAGCCTTACAGACCGTGACTCAAGTTCAAGCAAAAGTCGGTTTGATCGGAACGGGAGACAGTTTTATGAACGATCCTGTTCGAGTGGAAGCAGTTCGAACGATTTTTCCTGAACTGGTGGCGGTTGAAATGGAAGCCGCTGCTGTCGCACAGGTGTGCTTTAAGTTTGGAACGCCTTTTGTTGTGGTGCGTTCATTGTCTGATATCGCGGGTAAGGAGTCTCCTCAGAGCTTTGAAGAATATCTTCAAGTAGCGGCGGAAAATTCGTCTCTGATGATTCAACAAATGCTCAAAGGCGACTAA
- a CDS encoding substrate-binding domain-containing protein: MSLDLMDSYDFYQLSPRQGPLAEQFTTVVNSPPNPIRISQKRAVRIALLLFGDINTVDNRSLLMSFKKRMRELGIDYRLDTYTDSSQNSSDITPYFKIAEAQPDYIVMTELGFVQRRFLERFLRSSKAPKVILYDFASPLTHWMNHPPLMYIGFDQKKATIMLASYLDRQLPPEASISALVLPSGYLGYVRCDVFLNEMMKYNRRISHIRVVSDNKESAFEAAQSLLKKDPSDFIFSCSQNISDGVLVALKRNNLAPNIQTNSWGLPLHGISDLVNRRVKASVLFMKDDLSIALAEAIKMDLEGKNMPNLYVAHSTLMPAELDAESIRLMVQQAYHYSVELWQE; encoded by the coding sequence ATGTCGCTTGATCTGATGGACAGTTATGACTTTTATCAACTTAGCCCAAGACAAGGGCCTTTGGCAGAACAGTTTACAACCGTAGTAAACTCGCCTCCTAATCCGATTCGAATCTCTCAAAAAAGAGCGGTGCGTATTGCGTTGTTGTTATTTGGAGATATAAATACTGTAGACAATAGATCGTTGTTAATGTCATTTAAAAAGCGTATGCGAGAGTTAGGAATCGACTATCGACTGGATACTTACACTGACAGCTCTCAGAATAGCAGCGACATAACGCCTTATTTCAAAATAGCAGAAGCTCAGCCTGATTATATTGTGATGACTGAGTTGGGCTTTGTTCAGCGTCGCTTCTTAGAGCGCTTTTTACGCTCCAGTAAAGCGCCGAAGGTGATTCTTTATGATTTTGCCTCACCGTTGACTCATTGGATGAATCATCCTCCTTTAATGTATATTGGTTTTGATCAAAAAAAGGCAACCATTATGCTTGCCAGCTACCTTGATCGCCAGTTACCTCCCGAGGCAAGTATCTCAGCATTGGTTTTACCATCAGGCTATCTGGGTTATGTACGCTGTGATGTATTTCTAAATGAAATGATGAAATACAATCGTCGTATCAGTCATATTAGAGTGGTTTCAGACAATAAAGAAAGTGCTTTTGAGGCGGCTCAATCATTATTGAAAAAGGATCCGTCAGACTTTATTTTTAGCTGCTCTCAGAATATTTCTGATGGTGTCCTCGTTGCACTAAAAAGAAACAATCTCGCTCCAAACATTCAAACAAATTCGTGGGGGCTACCTTTACACGGAATTTCTGATCTGGTAAATCGACGGGTGAAAGCGAGCGTGCTCTTTATGAAGGATGATCTATCTATTGCATTAGCAGAAGCGATTAAAATGGATCTTGAAGGAAAGAATATGCCCAACCTTTATGTTGCACATTCTACGTTAATGCCTGCTGAACTAGACGCTGAAAGTATTCGTTTGATGGTGCAGCAGGCCTATCATTACTCGGTGGAACTATGGCAAGAGTAA
- the fba gene encoding class II fructose-bisphosphate aldolase (catalyzes the reversible aldol condensation of dihydroxyacetonephosphate and glyceraldehyde 3-phosphate in the Calvin cycle, glycolysis, and/or gluconeogenesis) has product MPLISMRQLLDHAAEHSYGLPAFNVNNMEQVKAIMEAANEVNSPVIMQASAGARQYAGSHFLRHLIAAAIEDYPHIPVVMHQDHGTSPAICQRSIQLGFSSVMMDGSLMADGKTPATYDYNVDVTRRTVEFAHACGVSVEGELGVLGSLETGEAGEEDGVGAEGILTMDQMLTDPQEAVDFVNATGIDALAVAIGTSHGAYKFTRPPTGDILDIERIAKIVELLPNTHIVLHGSSSVPQDWLEIINQFGGEIPETYGVPIDEIVKAIRYGVRKVNIDTDLRLAATGAIRRSLAEHKGNFDPRKYLTESIKAMKAVCIDRYEAFGSAGQASRIHTMDLEEMAVRYERGEYSGGRTF; this is encoded by the coding sequence ATGCCATTAATTAGTATGCGTCAATTGCTGGATCATGCGGCGGAACACAGCTATGGTTTGCCAGCCTTCAATGTGAACAACATGGAGCAGGTGAAAGCCATTATGGAAGCCGCTAACGAGGTGAATTCACCTGTTATCATGCAGGCGTCAGCGGGTGCTCGACAATACGCAGGTTCGCATTTTTTGCGCCACTTAATCGCGGCCGCTATTGAAGATTATCCACACATCCCTGTGGTAATGCATCAAGACCATGGTACTTCTCCAGCTATTTGCCAACGCTCAATCCAGTTAGGCTTTTCATCCGTGATGATGGACGGCTCCTTAATGGCTGACGGCAAAACCCCTGCGACTTATGACTACAATGTGGATGTGACCCGTCGTACGGTTGAGTTCGCTCACGCTTGTGGTGTGTCTGTGGAAGGCGAGTTGGGCGTTTTAGGGTCGCTAGAAACGGGTGAAGCGGGCGAAGAAGACGGTGTTGGCGCGGAAGGCATTTTGACAATGGATCAAATGCTAACGGACCCACAAGAAGCCGTTGATTTTGTTAATGCGACAGGCATTGATGCTTTGGCTGTTGCGATTGGTACCAGCCACGGTGCGTACAAGTTTACGCGTCCACCAACGGGTGACATTCTTGATATCGAGCGTATCGCGAAGATCGTTGAATTGTTACCTAATACTCACATTGTATTGCACGGTTCTTCTTCTGTACCTCAAGACTGGTTAGAAATTATCAATCAATTCGGTGGCGAAATTCCAGAGACGTATGGTGTACCGATTGACGAGATCGTAAAAGCGATTCGTTATGGCGTTCGTAAGGTCAATATCGATACGGATTTACGTTTAGCGGCAACAGGCGCTATTCGTCGTAGTTTGGCTGAACACAAAGGCAATTTTGACCCACGTAAATACTTAACAGAAAGCATCAAAGCGATGAAGGCGGTTTGTATTGACCGTTATGAAGCGTTTGGTTCTGCCGGTCAAGCTTCTCGTATCCATACTATGGACCTTGAAGAGATGGCTGTACGTTATGAGCGTGGTGAATATTCAGGTGGCCGCACTTTTTAA